One region of Scophthalmus maximus strain ysfricsl-2021 chromosome 13, ASM2237912v1, whole genome shotgun sequence genomic DNA includes:
- the LOC118318252 gene encoding deoxyribonuclease-2-alpha isoform X2 — protein sequence MYLCTIRYILYKLPNVNNGGLAYLYMDKSTNGWNRSRKNIDSTSGTLANTLKPLLDFYKRKMEGFGYMLYNDQPPDSNPAPASFGHSKGVVLLDKQTGVWLSHSTPKFPSYRTKDFWPTSGNANGQTFMCVTYSYNEFREIGLQLKYIHAYPYDSDIPKTFHEELRCVAQRSCYPKRAPWFREKILTSVEGHKFHSFAKYHRFGDDLYSGLIVKGLQQDLYVKSWGKMKRPLPSNCSIPNHVYNVYKVQPPKMPPPKMPPFMDTVDHSKWCVTPDRGRTCIADMNREMSQMSRGGGAICTDDAAVGEAFYAMITKYKPCNSERKNSNTQLREL from the exons ATGTATCTCTGTACCATTAGGTATATTTTATACAAGCTGCCCAATGTGAATAATGGTGGTTTGGCATATCTGTACATGGATAAGAGCACGAATGGATGGAATCGCAGCAGAAAGAATATCGACAGTACATCTGGCACTCTGGCGAACACCTTGAAACCTCTTCTTGACTTCTACAAGAGAAAG ATGGAAGGCTTTGGATATATGCTCTATAATGATCAACCGCCAGATTCAAATCCTGCTCCTGCATCATTTGGCCACAGTAAAG GAGTTGTGCTGTTGGACAAACAAACTGGGGTTTGGCTCTCACACAGCACACCAAAATTCCCAAGCTATCGCACAAAGGACTTCTGGCCAACAAGTGGAAATGCTAATGGTCAAACATTTATGTGTGTGACTTACTCCTACAATGAATTTAGAGAAATTG GACTGCAGCTCAAGTACATCCATGCTTATCCCTATGACTCTGACATACCGAAAACCTTTCACGAGGAGCTGCGATGTGTTGCACAACGAAGTTGCTACCCAAAGAGGGCGCCCTGGTTTAGAGAGAAGATCCTGACATCAGTGGAAGGACATAAGTTCCACAGCTTTGCAAAATACCATCGTTTTGGGGATG ATCTTTACTCTGGGCTTATCGTAAAAGGTTTGCAACAGGATCTGTACGTCAAGAGCTGGGGAAAGATGAAACGCCCTCTGCCTTCTAACTGCAGCATCCCTAATCATGTGTACAATGTGTACAAAGTGCAGCCTCCCAAAATGCCGCCTCCCAAAATGCCGCCCTTCATGGACACAGTGGATCACTCCAAGTGGTGTGTGACACCAGACAGGGGCCGGACCTGCATCGCCGACATGAACAGGGAGATGAGTCAGAtgagcagaggtggaggagccaTATGCACTGATGATGCGGCAGTCGGTGAAGCTTTCTATGCCATGATAACAAAGTACAAACCGTGCAACAGTGAACGTAAAAATTCTAATACTCAGCTCAGAGAGCTTTAA
- the LOC118318252 gene encoding deoxyribonuclease-2-alpha isoform X3 translates to MYILYKLPNVNNGGLAYLYMDKSTNGWNRSRKNIDSTSGTLANTLKPLLDFYKRKMEGFGYMLYNDQPPDSNPAPASFGHSKGVVLLDKQTGVWLSHSTPKFPSYRTKDFWPTSGNANGQTFMCVTYSYNEFREIGLQLKYIHAYPYDSDIPKTFHEELRCVAQRSCYPKRAPWFREKILTSVEGHKFHSFAKYHRFGDDLYSGLIVKGLQQDLYVKSWGKMKRPLPSNCSIPNHVYNVYKVQPPKMPPPKMPPFMDTVDHSKWCVTPDRGRTCIADMNREMSQMSRGGGAICTDDAAVGEAFYAMITKYKPCNSERKNSNTQLREL, encoded by the exons AT GTATATTTTATACAAGCTGCCCAATGTGAATAATGGTGGTTTGGCATATCTGTACATGGATAAGAGCACGAATGGATGGAATCGCAGCAGAAAGAATATCGACAGTACATCTGGCACTCTGGCGAACACCTTGAAACCTCTTCTTGACTTCTACAAGAGAAAG ATGGAAGGCTTTGGATATATGCTCTATAATGATCAACCGCCAGATTCAAATCCTGCTCCTGCATCATTTGGCCACAGTAAAG GAGTTGTGCTGTTGGACAAACAAACTGGGGTTTGGCTCTCACACAGCACACCAAAATTCCCAAGCTATCGCACAAAGGACTTCTGGCCAACAAGTGGAAATGCTAATGGTCAAACATTTATGTGTGTGACTTACTCCTACAATGAATTTAGAGAAATTG GACTGCAGCTCAAGTACATCCATGCTTATCCCTATGACTCTGACATACCGAAAACCTTTCACGAGGAGCTGCGATGTGTTGCACAACGAAGTTGCTACCCAAAGAGGGCGCCCTGGTTTAGAGAGAAGATCCTGACATCAGTGGAAGGACATAAGTTCCACAGCTTTGCAAAATACCATCGTTTTGGGGATG ATCTTTACTCTGGGCTTATCGTAAAAGGTTTGCAACAGGATCTGTACGTCAAGAGCTGGGGAAAGATGAAACGCCCTCTGCCTTCTAACTGCAGCATCCCTAATCATGTGTACAATGTGTACAAAGTGCAGCCTCCCAAAATGCCGCCTCCCAAAATGCCGCCCTTCATGGACACAGTGGATCACTCCAAGTGGTGTGTGACACCAGACAGGGGCCGGACCTGCATCGCCGACATGAACAGGGAGATGAGTCAGAtgagcagaggtggaggagccaTATGCACTGATGATGCGGCAGTCGGTGAAGCTTTCTATGCCATGATAACAAAGTACAAACCGTGCAACAGTGAACGTAAAAATTCTAATACTCAGCTCAGAGAGCTTTAA
- the LOC118318252 gene encoding deoxyribonuclease-2-alpha isoform X1, producing MEMTRYRTVIRFVLGAGMFFQCCHSHVNCRNDHGHEVDWYILYKLPNVNNGGLAYLYMDKSTNGWNRSRKNIDSTSGTLANTLKPLLDFYKRKMEGFGYMLYNDQPPDSNPAPASFGHSKGVVLLDKQTGVWLSHSTPKFPSYRTKDFWPTSGNANGQTFMCVTYSYNEFREIGLQLKYIHAYPYDSDIPKTFHEELRCVAQRSCYPKRAPWFREKILTSVEGHKFHSFAKYHRFGDDLYSGLIVKGLQQDLYVKSWGKMKRPLPSNCSIPNHVYNVYKVQPPKMPPPKMPPFMDTVDHSKWCVTPDRGRTCIADMNREMSQMSRGGGAICTDDAAVGEAFYAMITKYKPCNSERKNSNTQLREL from the exons ATGGAGATGACAAGATAT AGAACGGTGATAAGATTCGTCCTCGGTGCTGGGATGTTTTTTCAATGCTGTCATTCACATGTGAATTGCAGGAATGACCATGGACATGAAGTTGACTG GTATATTTTATACAAGCTGCCCAATGTGAATAATGGTGGTTTGGCATATCTGTACATGGATAAGAGCACGAATGGATGGAATCGCAGCAGAAAGAATATCGACAGTACATCTGGCACTCTGGCGAACACCTTGAAACCTCTTCTTGACTTCTACAAGAGAAAG ATGGAAGGCTTTGGATATATGCTCTATAATGATCAACCGCCAGATTCAAATCCTGCTCCTGCATCATTTGGCCACAGTAAAG GAGTTGTGCTGTTGGACAAACAAACTGGGGTTTGGCTCTCACACAGCACACCAAAATTCCCAAGCTATCGCACAAAGGACTTCTGGCCAACAAGTGGAAATGCTAATGGTCAAACATTTATGTGTGTGACTTACTCCTACAATGAATTTAGAGAAATTG GACTGCAGCTCAAGTACATCCATGCTTATCCCTATGACTCTGACATACCGAAAACCTTTCACGAGGAGCTGCGATGTGTTGCACAACGAAGTTGCTACCCAAAGAGGGCGCCCTGGTTTAGAGAGAAGATCCTGACATCAGTGGAAGGACATAAGTTCCACAGCTTTGCAAAATACCATCGTTTTGGGGATG ATCTTTACTCTGGGCTTATCGTAAAAGGTTTGCAACAGGATCTGTACGTCAAGAGCTGGGGAAAGATGAAACGCCCTCTGCCTTCTAACTGCAGCATCCCTAATCATGTGTACAATGTGTACAAAGTGCAGCCTCCCAAAATGCCGCCTCCCAAAATGCCGCCCTTCATGGACACAGTGGATCACTCCAAGTGGTGTGTGACACCAGACAGGGGCCGGACCTGCATCGCCGACATGAACAGGGAGATGAGTCAGAtgagcagaggtggaggagccaTATGCACTGATGATGCGGCAGTCGGTGAAGCTTTCTATGCCATGATAACAAAGTACAAACCGTGCAACAGTGAACGTAAAAATTCTAATACTCAGCTCAGAGAGCTTTAA
- the LOC118318252 gene encoding deoxyribonuclease-2-alpha isoform X4 — protein sequence MEMTRYRTVIRFVLGAGMFFQCCHSHVNCRNDHGHEVDWYILYKLPNVNNGGLAYLYMDKSTNGWNRSRKNIDSTSGTLANTLKPLLDFYKRKMEGFGYMLYNDQPPDSNPAPASFGHSKGLQLKYIHAYPYDSDIPKTFHEELRCVAQRSCYPKRAPWFREKILTSVEGHKFHSFAKYHRFGDDLYSGLIVKGLQQDLYVKSWGKMKRPLPSNCSIPNHVYNVYKVQPPKMPPPKMPPFMDTVDHSKWCVTPDRGRTCIADMNREMSQMSRGGGAICTDDAAVGEAFYAMITKYKPCNSERKNSNTQLREL from the exons ATGGAGATGACAAGATAT AGAACGGTGATAAGATTCGTCCTCGGTGCTGGGATGTTTTTTCAATGCTGTCATTCACATGTGAATTGCAGGAATGACCATGGACATGAAGTTGACTG GTATATTTTATACAAGCTGCCCAATGTGAATAATGGTGGTTTGGCATATCTGTACATGGATAAGAGCACGAATGGATGGAATCGCAGCAGAAAGAATATCGACAGTACATCTGGCACTCTGGCGAACACCTTGAAACCTCTTCTTGACTTCTACAAGAGAAAG ATGGAAGGCTTTGGATATATGCTCTATAATGATCAACCGCCAGATTCAAATCCTGCTCCTGCATCATTTGGCCACAGTAAAG GACTGCAGCTCAAGTACATCCATGCTTATCCCTATGACTCTGACATACCGAAAACCTTTCACGAGGAGCTGCGATGTGTTGCACAACGAAGTTGCTACCCAAAGAGGGCGCCCTGGTTTAGAGAGAAGATCCTGACATCAGTGGAAGGACATAAGTTCCACAGCTTTGCAAAATACCATCGTTTTGGGGATG ATCTTTACTCTGGGCTTATCGTAAAAGGTTTGCAACAGGATCTGTACGTCAAGAGCTGGGGAAAGATGAAACGCCCTCTGCCTTCTAACTGCAGCATCCCTAATCATGTGTACAATGTGTACAAAGTGCAGCCTCCCAAAATGCCGCCTCCCAAAATGCCGCCCTTCATGGACACAGTGGATCACTCCAAGTGGTGTGTGACACCAGACAGGGGCCGGACCTGCATCGCCGACATGAACAGGGAGATGAGTCAGAtgagcagaggtggaggagccaTATGCACTGATGATGCGGCAGTCGGTGAAGCTTTCTATGCCATGATAACAAAGTACAAACCGTGCAACAGTGAACGTAAAAATTCTAATACTCAGCTCAGAGAGCTTTAA
- the LOC118318251 gene encoding deoxyribonuclease-2-beta-like, giving the protein MGKADYAVSTFKVTHADKLTIFRFDLFFRSLCLQESITMATHFSSACQLVVMSLCCTVCSTDISCRNEAGEPVDWFIIYKLPRYKIGEVGSGVDYMYLDSSVETWQMSKFMINVSQGAIGNTLDQLYTGKAYKSNDSAYALYNDAPPVLDYVQGYGHTKGLLLFDHSQGFWLSHTIPHFPSFPERGYLYPSSGKVNGQTALCMTFQYEQFLQIVKQMVYLYPRFYNCSVPVAFSADLPQLAQLCEGSKPAPASDKRVEQLLTIHGDKFVSFVKSERFVDDIYTGWVAQVLGADLLVESWQRQGHDLPSNCSLLKHAMNIKRIRLPGSVLFKSYNDHSKWCVSRVYEDEVTCLGDLNRERSQLRRGGGLICSFNPFIYRAFRQVVDWYIGC; this is encoded by the exons ATGGGCAAAGCAGATTATGCTGTATCTACTTTCAAAGTTACTCATGCGGACAAACTGACAATTTTCAGATTCGATTTGTTTTTTCGTTCACTTTGCCTGCAGGAGTCAATCACGATGGCCACACACTTCAGTTCAGCCTGTCAGCTTGTTGTCATGTCTTTGTGTTGCACAGTGTGTAGTACTGACATTTCCTGCAGAAATGAAGCTGGTGAGCCTGTTGATTG GTTCATCATCTACAAGTTGCCCAGGTACAAGATCGGCGAGGTCGGCAGTGGGGTGGACTATATGTACCTGGACTCTTCAGTAGAGACCTGGCAGATGAGTAAATTCATGATTAACGTCAGTCAAGGAGCCATCGGGAACACACTCGACCAGCTTTACACGGGAAAAGCCTACAAG tctaaCGACTCAGCCTATGCACTCTACAATGATGCTCCACCTGTCCTGGATTACGTCCAAGGATACGGACACACGAAAG GGCTCCTGCTCTTTGACCACTCTCAAGGTTTCTGGCTTTCACACACCATTCCCCATTTCCCCTCGTTCCCGGAGAGAGGCTACCTCTACCCCTCCTCTGGCAAAGTCAATGGCCAGACTGCTCTGTGCATGACCTTCCAGTATGAACAGTTTCTCCAAATAG TGAAGCAGATGGTCTACCTTTACCCACGCTTCTACAATTGCTCTGTACCTGTGGCATTCTCGGCCGACCTCCCGCAGTTGGCCCAGTTGTGCGAGGGCTCCAAACCGGCGCCGGCCTCAGATAAGAGAGTGGAGCAGCTTCTCACAATCCACGGGGACAAATTTGTCAGTTTTGTCAAATCTGAGCGCTTTGTGGATG ATATCTACACTGGCTGGGTGGCTCAGGTCCTGGGTGCCGACCTGCTGGTGGAGTCCTGGCAAAGGCAAGGCCATGACCTGCCCTCCAACTGCTCCCTGCTCAAACACGCCATGAACATCAAGAGGATTCGTCTTCCCGGATCAGTCCTGTTCAAGTCCTACAACGACCACTCCAAGTGGTGCGTGTCGCGGGTTTATGAGGACGAAGTGACTTGCCTGGGGGACCTGAACAGGGAGCGGTCCCAGCTGAGGCGTGGCGGGGGACTGATCTGCTCCTTCAACCCGTTCATTTACAGGGCTTTCAGACAGGTGGTGGACTGGTACATTGGCTgttga
- the uox gene encoding uricase, protein MLHNPLHKTGRGTGAESTQTPGEGAIDTMAAASEQNVEFVRTGYGKNAVKVLVIRREGSRHSIIELKADVELTLKSRKDYLSGDNSDIIPTDTIKNTVHGLAKLKGVKTIEQFALDVCNHFLTSFNHVLRAKVYMEEAPWRRLEKNGVEHAHAFIFSPETCRFCDVEQNLNGVPVLHSGLKNMKVLKTTQSGFEGFLRDRFTTLQDTKDRCFCTSVYARWRYNKVQNVAFDSAWKCVRETVIERFAGPYDRGEFSPSVQKTLYETQVLVLDRVPEVDEIEIVMPNQHYFTIDMTKMGLANKDEVLLPLDNPSGNITGTVRRKQRAKL, encoded by the exons ATGTTGCACAACCCTCTTCACAAAACCGGGAGAGGTACAGGGGCTGAGAGCACACAGACACCAGGCGAAGGAGCGATAGATACCATGGCAGCAGCTTCAGAACAG AACGTGGAGTTTGTGCGGACGGGCTACGGCAAGAACGCAGTGAAGGTGTTGGTCATCAGGAGAGAGGGGAGCCGCCACTCCATCATCGAGCTGAAAGCGGACGTGGAGCTCACACTCAAATCACGCAAGGATTATCTCTCCGGGGACAACTCAGACATCATCCCCACTGACACCATCAAGAACACCGTCCATGGCCTGGCCAAGCTCAAGGGG GTGAAGACCATCGAGCAGTTTGCCCTGGATGTCTGTAATCATTTCCTCACCTCTTTCAACCATGTGCTGAGGGCCAAGGTTTACATGGAGGAGGCTCCGTGGAGACGGTTAGAGAAG aacgGGGTAGAACACGCtcatgcattcatcttcagccCAGAGACTTGTCGCTTCTGCGACGTTGAGCAGAATCTCaatg GCGTCCCAGTGTTGCACAGCGGGTTGAAGAACATGAAGGTGCTGAAAACCACCCAGTCTGGTTTCGAGGGTTTCCTGCGAGACCGCTTCACTACACTGCAGGACACCAAAGACAGGTGTTTCTGCACCTCCGTCTACGCTAGGTGGCGCTACAACAAGGTTCAGAATGTCGCCTTTGACTCTGCATG GAAGTGTGTGAGGGAGACAGTTATTGAAAGGTTCGCTGGCCCCTACGATCGTGGAGAGTTCTCGCCGTCTGTGCAGAAAACCCTGTATGAGACacaggtcctggtcctggacAGAGTTCCCGAG GTGGATGAAATAGAGATCGTCATGCCCAACCAGCATTACTTCACCATTGACATGACCAAAATGGGCCTTGCCAACAAAGATGAA GTACTTCTTCCCCTGGATAACCCCTCAGGAAACATCACAGGGACAGTGCGCAGGAAACAACGAGCAAAGCTGTGA
- the samd13 gene encoding sterile alpha motif domain-containing protein 13 — protein MKNPCDVTDSGMEDKANGSVDTKSPVENGQMPDPANWGVTDVVNYFKASGFEEQATAFQDQEIDGKSLLLMTRNDVLTGLSIKLGPALKIYEYHVKPLQTQHLKSNAS, from the exons ATGAAAAATCCCTGCGACGTGACAGATT ccgGAATGGAAGACAAGGCAAATGGCTCTGTTGACACCAAAAG CCCCGTGGAGAATGGTCAGATGCCGGACCCTGCCAACTGGGGGGTCACTGACGTGGTCAATTACTTCAAAGCAAGCGGGTTCGAGGAGCAAGCCACGGCTTTCCAGGATCAG GAAATCGATGGCAAGTCCCTGCTCCTGATGACGCGCAACGACGTCCTGACGGGGCTGTCGATAAAGCTCGGCCCGGCACTGAAGATCTACGAGTATCACGTGAAGCCGCTGCAGACTCAGCACCTGAAGAGCAACGCCTCGTAG